In Pseudomonas hamedanensis, a single window of DNA contains:
- the truD gene encoding tRNA pseudouridine(13) synthase TruD: MNELQLLGPRAYGEPLGTAVLKAIAEDFQVDEVLDIPFSGDGEHLWIWVEKRGLNTEEAARRIAKAAGVPLRTVSYAGLKDRQALTRQWFSVQLPGKADPDLSAAENDTLKILKTTRHKRKLQRGAHSANGFTLRLTQFSGDGAALDQRLQLIARQGIPNYFGAQRFGHDGGNVVDARAWAARKALPEQRNVRSRLLSTARSFLFNQVLAARVADGTWQRALVGDLLAFTDSRSFFPAGEAECSDPRLAILDLHPTGPQWGAGDSPATGTVHDLEQGIAAREADLRDWLIHAGMSHERRILRLPIGGLTWHYPQPDILQLEFVLPAGCFATVLVRELVDLVPVGQTDSPCVF, from the coding sequence ATGAATGAACTGCAATTGCTCGGCCCACGGGCTTACGGTGAACCCCTCGGCACAGCGGTACTGAAAGCCATTGCCGAAGATTTCCAGGTCGATGAAGTTCTGGATATTCCGTTCAGTGGCGACGGCGAACACCTGTGGATCTGGGTGGAAAAGCGTGGCTTGAATACCGAAGAAGCAGCACGGCGAATCGCCAAGGCCGCCGGCGTGCCGTTGCGCACGGTCAGTTATGCCGGCCTCAAGGATCGTCAGGCCCTGACCCGCCAGTGGTTCAGCGTGCAACTACCCGGCAAGGCCGATCCGGATCTGTCGGCGGCGGAAAACGACACGTTGAAGATCCTCAAGACCACGCGCCACAAGCGCAAGCTGCAACGCGGCGCGCACTCGGCCAATGGCTTCACCTTGCGCCTGACTCAGTTCAGCGGCGACGGGGCTGCGCTGGATCAGCGCCTGCAACTGATCGCCAGACAAGGTATTCCCAATTATTTCGGCGCCCAGCGTTTCGGTCATGACGGCGGCAACGTCGTCGATGCGCGGGCGTGGGCGGCGCGCAAGGCCTTGCCGGAACAGCGCAACGTACGTTCGCGTTTGCTGTCGACGGCGCGCAGCTTTCTGTTCAATCAGGTGCTGGCGGCGCGCGTCGCTGATGGCACCTGGCAGCGTGCGCTGGTCGGCGATCTGCTCGCGTTCACTGACAGCCGCAGCTTTTTCCCGGCCGGTGAAGCCGAGTGCAGCGACCCGCGACTGGCGATTCTCGATCTGCATCCGACCGGTCCGCAGTGGGGGGCAGGTGACTCTCCGGCCACAGGGACAGTCCATGATCTGGAGCAGGGGATCGCCGCGCGTGAAGCGGATCTGCGTGATTGGTTGATTCACGCGGGCATGAGCCACGAACGTCGCATCCTGCGACTGCCCATTGGCGGGTTGACGTGGCATTATCCCCAGCCTGACATTCTGCAACTGGAATTCGTCCTCCCGGCCGGATGCTTCGCCACCGTATTGGTGCGCGAACTCGTTGATCTGGTGCCGGTGGGGCAGACGGACAGCCCATGCGTATTCTGA
- the ispF gene encoding 2-C-methyl-D-erythritol 2,4-cyclodiphosphate synthase, translating into MRIGHGYDVHRFAEGDFITLGGVQIAHSFGLLAHSDGDVLLHALSDALLGAAALGDIGKHFPDTDPQFKGADSRILLRHVVSLIHAKGWKVGNVDNTIVAQAPKMAPHIESMRALIAADLQVELDQVNVKATTTEKLGFVGREEGIAVHSVALLLRA; encoded by the coding sequence TGTGCACCGTTTCGCTGAAGGCGATTTCATTACTCTGGGCGGGGTGCAGATTGCACACAGCTTCGGGCTGCTCGCTCATTCCGACGGTGACGTCCTGCTGCACGCCTTGAGCGATGCCTTGCTCGGCGCTGCGGCGCTGGGTGATATCGGCAAACACTTCCCGGACACCGACCCGCAATTCAAGGGCGCCGACAGTCGAATACTGCTGCGTCATGTGGTCAGCCTGATCCATGCCAAGGGCTGGAAGGTCGGTAACGTCGATAACACCATTGTTGCCCAGGCGCCGAAGATGGCCCCGCATATCGAATCGATGCGCGCGCTGATCGCTGCGGATCTTCAAGTTGAGTTGGATCAAGTGAACGTGAAAGCTACCACTACCGAAAAGCTCGGCTTTGTCGGTCGCGAAGAAGGCATCGCCGTGCATTCCGTTGCCTTGTTGCTGCGCGCATGA